In the genome of Neofelis nebulosa isolate mNeoNeb1 chromosome 6, mNeoNeb1.pri, whole genome shotgun sequence, one region contains:
- the SLC35B2 gene encoding adenosine 3'-phospho 5'-phosphosulfate transporter 1 isoform X1, whose product MDARWWAVVVLAALPSLGAGGETPEAPPESWTQLWFFRFLVNAAGYASFMVPGYLLVQYFKRKNYLETGRGLCFPLVKTCVFGHEPKASDEVPLASRTEPAETTPTWQALKLLFCAAGLQVSYLTWGVLQERVMTRSYGATATSPGERFTDSQFLVLMNRVLALLVAGLCCILCKQPRHGAPMYRYSFASLSNVLSSWCQYEALKFVSFPTQVLAKASKVIPVMLMGKLVSRRSYEHWEYLTAGLISIGVSMFLLSSGPEPRSSPATTLSGLILLAGYIAFDSFTSNWQDALFAYKMSSVQMMFGVNFFSCLFTVGSLLEQGALLEGTRFMGRHSEFAAHALLLSVCSACGQLFIFYTIGQFGAAVFTIIMTLRQAFAILLSCLLYGHTVTVVGGLGVAVVFAALLLRVYARGRLKQRGKKAVPVESPVQKV is encoded by the exons ATGGACGCCAG GTGGTGGGCAGTGGTGGTGCTGGCTGCGCTCCCCTccctgggggcaggtggggagaccCCCGAAGCCCCTCCAGAGTCATGGACGCAGCTGTGGTTTTTCCGCTTTTTGGTGAATGCTGCTGGCTATGCCAGCTTTATGGTACCTGGCTACCTGCTGGTGCAGTACTTCAAGCGGAAGAACTACCTGGAGACAG GCAGGGGTCTCTGCTTTCCCCTGGTGAAAACTTGTGTGTTTGGCCATGAGCCCAAGGCCTCTGATGAGGTTCCTCTGGCTTCCCGGACCGAGCCGGCAGAGACCACTCCCACTTGGCAGGCCCTGAAGCTGCTCTTCTGTGCCGCGGGGCTCCAG gTGTCCTACCTGACTTGGGGAGTGCTGCAGGAGAGAGTGATGACCCGCAGCTATGGGGCTACTGCCACCTCGCCAGGTGAGCGCTTCACGGACTCCCAGTTCCTGGTGCTGATGAACCGGGTGCTGGCCCTGCTGGTGGCTGGCCTCTGCTGCATCCTCTGTAAGCAGCCCCGGCACGGAGCGCCCATGTACCGGTACTCCTTTGCCAGCCTGTCAAACGTGCTCAGCAGCTGGTGTCAGTATGAAGCTCTCAAGTTCGTCAGCTTTCCCACCCAGGTGCTGGCCAAGGCCTCTAAGGTGATCCCGGTCATGCTGATGGGAAAGTTGGTGTCTCGGCGCAGCTACGAACACTGGGAATACCTGACGGCCGGCCTCATCTCCATCGGGGTCAGCATGTTCCTGCTGTCCAGCGGACCGGAGCCCCGCAGCTCCCCGGCCACCACCCTGTCCGGCCTCATCCTGCTGGCAGGCTACATCGCCTTTGACAGCTTCACCTCAAACTGGCAGGATGCCCTGTTTGCCTATAAGATGTCTTCGGTGCAGATGATGTTTGGGGTCAATTTCTTCTCCTGCCTCTTCACGGTGGGCTCCCTGCTAGAGCAGGGGGCCCTCCTGGAGGGGACCCGCTTCATGGGGCGACACAGTGAATTTGCTGCGCATGCCCTTCTGCTCTCAGTCTGCTCTGCATGCGGCCAGCTCTTCATCTTCTACACCATCGGGCAGTTCGGGGCCGCCGTCTTCACCATCATCATGACCCTCCGCCAGGCCTTCGCcatcctcctctcctgcctcctctacGGCCACACAGTCACTGTGGTGGGGGGTCTGGGGGTGGCTGTGGTCTTTGCTGCCCTCCTCCTCAGAGTCTATGCCCGGGGCCGACTAAAGCAACGGGGAAAGAAGGCTGTGCCTGTCGAGTCCCCTGTGCAGAAAGTTTGA
- the NFKBIE gene encoding NF-kappa-B inhibitor epsilon: MSEARKGPDETDESQYDSGIESLRSLRSLPEPTPAPASGPSDSGGPQPWTHPPGTAKEPQEKEDTDGERADSTYGSSSLTEPLPLLGGTETEDPAPRSPLPAAGALSPQQLEALTYISEDGDTLVHLAVIHEAPAVLLCCLALLPQEVLDIQNNLYQTALHLAVHLDQPGAVRALVLKGASRVLQDRHGDTALHVACQRQHLACARCLLEGRPEPGRGPPHSLDLQLQNWQGLACLHIATLQRNRPLMELLLQNGADIDTQEGTSGKTALHLAVETQERGLVQFLLQAGARVDARMLNGCTPLHLAAGRGLSSISSTLCEAGADSLLRNVEDETPQDLAEDPLALLPFDDLKISGKPLLCAD; encoded by the exons ATGTCGGAGGCGCGCAAGGGGCCGGACGAGACGGATGAGAGCCAGTACGACTCGGGCATCGAGTCTCTGCGTTCTCTGCGCTCCCTGCCCGAGCCCACCCCGGCCCCGGCCTCCGGACCTTCGGACAGTGGCGGCCCCCAGCCTTGGACCCATCCTCCGGGAACAGCCAAGGAGCCACAGGAGAAGGAAGATACAGATGGGGAGCGAGCTGACTCCACCTATGGCTCCTCGTCGCTCACGGAGCCACTGCCCTTGTTGGGAGGCACGGAGACCGAGGACCCAGCCCCACGCTCTCCGCTCCCCGCAGCGGGAGCGCTGAGCCCTCAGCAGCTGGAAGCACTCACTTACATCTCGGAGGATGGAGACAC GCTGGTCCACTTGGCGGTGATTCACGAGGCCCCAGCCGTGCTGCTCTGTTGCCTGGCTTTGCTGCCTCAGGAGGTCCTGGACATTCAGAACAACCTTTaccag ACAGCACTCCATCTGGCTGTACATCTGGACCAGCCGGGTGCAGTTCGGGCCCTGGTGCTGAAGGGGGCCAGTCGGGTGCTACAGGATAGACACGGTGACACGGCCCTGCATGTGGCCTGCCAGCGCCAGCACTTGGCCTGTGCCCGCTGCCTGCTGGAGGGGCGGCCAGAGCCAGGCCGAGGACCACCTCACTCCCTGGACCTCCAGCTGCAAAACTGGCAAG gTCTGGCCTGCCTCCACATCGCCACCCTGCAGAGGAACCGGCCACTCATGGAACTGCTGCTGCAGAACGGAGCTGACATTGACACACAG GAGGGCACCAGTGGGAAAACAGCCCTGCACCTGGCTGTGGAGACCCAGGAGCGGGGTCTGGTGCAGTTCCTGCTCCAGGCTGGCGCACGGGTAGATGCCCGCATGCTCAACGGGTGCACACCCCTGCACCTTGCGGCAGGTCGGGGCCTCAGCAGCATCTCATCCACTCTGTGCGAGGCAGGTGCCGACTCCCTGCTGCGGAACGTGGAAGACGAGACTCCCCAGGACCTGGCTGAGGAC CCCTTGGCTCTTTTGCCCTTTGATGACCTGAAGATCTCTGGGAAGCCACTGCTGTGTGCCGATTGA
- the TMEM151B gene encoding transmembrane protein 151B has translation MSPPGSAAGESAGGGGGGGGSGVPEEPTAAAAADEGPAREEQRPIQPSFTKSLCRESHWKCLLLSLLMYGCLGAVAWCHVTTVTRLTFSSAYQGNSLMYHDSPCSNGYVYIPLAFLLMLYAVYLVECWHCQARHELQHRVDVSSVRERVGRMQQATPCIWWKAISYHYVRRTRQVTRYRNGDAYTTTQVYHERVNTHVAEAEFDYARCGVRDVSKALVGLEGAPATRLRFTKCFSFASVEAENAYLCQRARFFAENEGLDDYMEAREGMHLKNVDFREFMVAFPDPARPPWYACSSAFWAAALLTLSWPLRVLAEYRTAYAHYHVEKLFGLEGPGSASSAGGGLSPSDELLPPLTHRLPRVNTVDSTELEWHIRSNQQLVPSYSEAVLMDLAALGARCAGAAGGGYAPSCRYGGVGGPGAAGVAPYRRSCEHCQRAVSSSSIFSRSALSICASPRAGPGPGGGAGCGGSRFSLGRLYGSRRSCLWRSRSGSVNEASCPTEQTRLSSQASMGDDEDDDEEEAGPPPPYHDALYFPVLIVHRQEGCLGHSHRPLHRHGSCVETSL, from the exons ATGTCCCCCCCTGGCTCGGCCGCGGGAGAGagcgccggcggcggcggcggcggtggcggctcCGGGGTCCCGGAGGAGcccacggcggcggcggcggcggacgAGGGCCCCGCCCGAGAGGAG CAGCGTCCCATCCAGCCCTCTTTCACCAAGTCCCTCTGCCGTGAGTCCCACTGGAAGTGCCTGCTGCTCTCGCTGCTCATGTACGGCTGTCTGGGGGCCGTGGCCTGGTGCCACGTAACCACGGTGACCCGCCTCACCTTCAGCAGCGCCTACCAGGGCAACAGCCTCATGTACCACGACAGCCCCTGCTCCAACGGCTATGTCTACATCCCCCTGgccttcctgctcatgctgtaCGCCGTCTACCTGGTGGAGTGTTGGCATTGCCAAGCCCGCCATGAGCTGCAGCACCGTGTTGATGTGAGCAGCGTGCGGGAGCGTGTGGGCCGCATGCAGCAGGCCACGCCCTGTATCTGGTGGAAGGCCATCAGCTACCACTATGTCCGCCGCACCCGCCAGGTCACCCGATACCGCAATGGAGACGCCTACACCACCACCcag GTCTACCATGAGCGCGTCAACACGCACGTGGCGGAGGCCGAGTTCGACTACGCGCGCTGCGGCGTCCGCGACGTGTCCAAGGCgctggtggggctggagggcGCGCCGGCCACGCGCCTGCGCTTCACCAAGTGCTTCAGCTTCGCCAGCGTGGAGGCCGAGAACGCGTACCTGTGCCAGCGCGCGCGCTTCTTCGCCGAGAACGAGGGCCTGGACGACTACATGGAGGCGCGCGAGGGCATGCACCTCAAGAACGTGGACTTCCGCGAGTTCATGGTGGCCTTCCCGGACCCGGCCCGGCCGCCGTGGTACGCCTGCTCGTCCGCCTTCTGGGCCGCGGCGCTGCTCACGCTGTCGTGGCCGCTGCGCGTGCTGGCCGAGTACCGCACGGCCTACGCGCACTACCACGTGGAGAAGCTCTTCGGCCTGGAAGGTCCCGGCTCGGCGAGCAGCGCGGGCGGCGGCCTGAGCCCCAGCGACGAGCTGCTGCCGCCGCTCACGCACCGCCTGCCGCGGGTCAACACGGTGGACAGCACGGAGCTCGAGTGGCACATCCGCTCCAACCAGCAGCTGGTGCCCAGCTACTCGGAGGCGGTGCTCATGGACCTGGCGGCGCTGGGGGCGCGCTGCgcgggggcggcgggcggcggctaCGCGCCCTCGTGCCGCTACGGCGGGGTGGGCGGCCCGGGCGCGGCGGGCGTGGCCCCGTACCGGCGCAGCTGCGAGCACTGCCAGCGCGCCGTCAGCAGCTCGTCCATCTTCTCGCGAAGCGCGCTGAGCATCTGCGCCAGCCCGCGGGCCGGGCCCGGGCCCGGAGGCGGGGCGGGCTGCGGGGGCAGCCGCTTCTCGCTCGGCCGCCTCTACGGCTCCCGGCGCAGCTGCCTGTGGCGCAGCCGGAGCGGGAGCGTCAACGAGGCGAGCTGCCCCACCGAGCAGACGCGGCTGTCGAGCCAGGCCAGCATGGGGGACGACGAGGACGACGACGAGGAGGAGGCCGGGCCGCCGCCGCCCTACCACGACGCCCTCTACTTCCCGGTCCTCATCGTGCACCGGCAGGAGGGGTGTCTGGGCCACAGCCACCGGCCGCTGCACCGCCACGGCTCCTGCGTAGAGACCTCACTGTGA
- the SLC35B2 gene encoding adenosine 3'-phospho 5'-phosphosulfate transporter 1 isoform X3: MLLAMPALWYLATCWCSTSSGRTTWRQVSYLTWGVLQERVMTRSYGATATSPGERFTDSQFLVLMNRVLALLVAGLCCILCKQPRHGAPMYRYSFASLSNVLSSWCQYEALKFVSFPTQVLAKASKVIPVMLMGKLVSRRSYEHWEYLTAGLISIGVSMFLLSSGPEPRSSPATTLSGLILLAGYIAFDSFTSNWQDALFAYKMSSVQMMFGVNFFSCLFTVGSLLEQGALLEGTRFMGRHSEFAAHALLLSVCSACGQLFIFYTIGQFGAAVFTIIMTLRQAFAILLSCLLYGHTVTVVGGLGVAVVFAALLLRVYARGRLKQRGKKAVPVESPVQKV, from the exons ATGCTGCTGGCTATGCCAGCTTTATGGTACCTGGCTACCTGCTGGTGCAGTACTTCAAGCGGAAGAACTACCTGGAGACAG gTGTCCTACCTGACTTGGGGAGTGCTGCAGGAGAGAGTGATGACCCGCAGCTATGGGGCTACTGCCACCTCGCCAGGTGAGCGCTTCACGGACTCCCAGTTCCTGGTGCTGATGAACCGGGTGCTGGCCCTGCTGGTGGCTGGCCTCTGCTGCATCCTCTGTAAGCAGCCCCGGCACGGAGCGCCCATGTACCGGTACTCCTTTGCCAGCCTGTCAAACGTGCTCAGCAGCTGGTGTCAGTATGAAGCTCTCAAGTTCGTCAGCTTTCCCACCCAGGTGCTGGCCAAGGCCTCTAAGGTGATCCCGGTCATGCTGATGGGAAAGTTGGTGTCTCGGCGCAGCTACGAACACTGGGAATACCTGACGGCCGGCCTCATCTCCATCGGGGTCAGCATGTTCCTGCTGTCCAGCGGACCGGAGCCCCGCAGCTCCCCGGCCACCACCCTGTCCGGCCTCATCCTGCTGGCAGGCTACATCGCCTTTGACAGCTTCACCTCAAACTGGCAGGATGCCCTGTTTGCCTATAAGATGTCTTCGGTGCAGATGATGTTTGGGGTCAATTTCTTCTCCTGCCTCTTCACGGTGGGCTCCCTGCTAGAGCAGGGGGCCCTCCTGGAGGGGACCCGCTTCATGGGGCGACACAGTGAATTTGCTGCGCATGCCCTTCTGCTCTCAGTCTGCTCTGCATGCGGCCAGCTCTTCATCTTCTACACCATCGGGCAGTTCGGGGCCGCCGTCTTCACCATCATCATGACCCTCCGCCAGGCCTTCGCcatcctcctctcctgcctcctctacGGCCACACAGTCACTGTGGTGGGGGGTCTGGGGGTGGCTGTGGTCTTTGCTGCCCTCCTCCTCAGAGTCTATGCCCGGGGCCGACTAAAGCAACGGGGAAAGAAGGCTGTGCCTGTCGAGTCCCCTGTGCAGAAAGTTTGA
- the SLC35B2 gene encoding adenosine 3'-phospho 5'-phosphosulfate transporter 1 isoform X2 encodes MTRSYGATATSPGERFTDSQFLVLMNRVLALLVAGLCCILCKQPRHGAPMYRYSFASLSNVLSSWCQYEALKFVSFPTQVLAKASKVIPVMLMGKLVSRRSYEHWEYLTAGLISIGVSMFLLSSGPEPRSSPATTLSGLILLAGYIAFDSFTSNWQDALFAYKMSSVQMMFGVNFFSCLFTVGSLLEQGALLEGTRFMGRHSEFAAHALLLSVCSACGQLFIFYTIGQFGAAVFTIIMTLRQAFAILLSCLLYGHTVTVVGGLGVAVVFAALLLRVYARGRLKQRGKKAVPVESPVQKV; translated from the coding sequence ATGACCCGCAGCTATGGGGCTACTGCCACCTCGCCAGGTGAGCGCTTCACGGACTCCCAGTTCCTGGTGCTGATGAACCGGGTGCTGGCCCTGCTGGTGGCTGGCCTCTGCTGCATCCTCTGTAAGCAGCCCCGGCACGGAGCGCCCATGTACCGGTACTCCTTTGCCAGCCTGTCAAACGTGCTCAGCAGCTGGTGTCAGTATGAAGCTCTCAAGTTCGTCAGCTTTCCCACCCAGGTGCTGGCCAAGGCCTCTAAGGTGATCCCGGTCATGCTGATGGGAAAGTTGGTGTCTCGGCGCAGCTACGAACACTGGGAATACCTGACGGCCGGCCTCATCTCCATCGGGGTCAGCATGTTCCTGCTGTCCAGCGGACCGGAGCCCCGCAGCTCCCCGGCCACCACCCTGTCCGGCCTCATCCTGCTGGCAGGCTACATCGCCTTTGACAGCTTCACCTCAAACTGGCAGGATGCCCTGTTTGCCTATAAGATGTCTTCGGTGCAGATGATGTTTGGGGTCAATTTCTTCTCCTGCCTCTTCACGGTGGGCTCCCTGCTAGAGCAGGGGGCCCTCCTGGAGGGGACCCGCTTCATGGGGCGACACAGTGAATTTGCTGCGCATGCCCTTCTGCTCTCAGTCTGCTCTGCATGCGGCCAGCTCTTCATCTTCTACACCATCGGGCAGTTCGGGGCCGCCGTCTTCACCATCATCATGACCCTCCGCCAGGCCTTCGCcatcctcctctcctgcctcctctacGGCCACACAGTCACTGTGGTGGGGGGTCTGGGGGTGGCTGTGGTCTTTGCTGCCCTCCTCCTCAGAGTCTATGCCCGGGGCCGACTAAAGCAACGGGGAAAGAAGGCTGTGCCTGTCGAGTCCCCTGTGCAGAAAGTTTGA